The following are encoded in a window of Rhizobium sp. WYJ-E13 genomic DNA:
- a CDS encoding class I SAM-dependent methyltransferase — protein MTAHNCRFCGAPLNHRFVDLGSTPLANAYLTEEQLEQPEPSYPLRAFVCSDCWLVQADAFVPPEDIFSHYAYFSSYSDSWVEHARQFTIMARKRFGLNETSQVIEVASNDGYLLKHFVEAGVPVLGIEPAENVAEVARQIGVPTEARFFGKETAADLVSRGLAADIVIGNNVLAHVPDINDFVGGLSGVLKTDGVVSVEFPHLLRLMENIQFDTVYHEHFYYLSLLAVEKVFGAHGLKVFDVEELPTHGGSLRVLACRATSTAHPTGPGVAKVRIDEAAAGFDKVETYEAFQSRVAPIKDGLLAFLTEAKRNGKTVAAYGAAAKGNTLLNFCGVGTDLIAYVVDRNPHKQGHFLPGSKLPIYAPEKMDETRPDYVLILPWNIKNEVVAANSRVGDWGGRFAVAVPELTVIG, from the coding sequence ATGACAGCGCATAATTGCCGGTTCTGCGGCGCTCCGTTAAATCATCGCTTCGTCGACCTCGGCTCGACGCCGCTTGCCAACGCCTATCTGACGGAAGAGCAGCTCGAGCAGCCGGAGCCGTCCTATCCGCTACGCGCCTTCGTCTGCTCCGATTGCTGGCTGGTGCAGGCCGATGCCTTCGTGCCGCCTGAGGACATCTTCAGCCACTACGCCTATTTCTCTTCCTACAGCGACAGCTGGGTGGAGCACGCCCGCCAGTTCACCATCATGGCACGCAAGCGCTTCGGCCTCAACGAGACATCGCAGGTCATCGAGGTGGCGAGCAATGACGGCTACCTGCTGAAGCATTTCGTCGAGGCCGGTGTGCCGGTGCTCGGCATCGAGCCGGCCGAAAACGTCGCCGAGGTGGCGCGGCAGATCGGGGTGCCGACGGAAGCGCGCTTCTTCGGCAAGGAGACGGCTGCCGATCTCGTCTCCCGCGGCCTTGCTGCCGATATCGTCATCGGCAACAACGTGCTGGCGCATGTCCCTGACATCAACGATTTCGTCGGCGGGCTCTCTGGCGTGCTGAAGACTGACGGCGTCGTCAGCGTCGAATTCCCGCATCTGCTGCGGCTGATGGAGAACATTCAGTTCGACACTGTTTATCACGAGCATTTCTACTACCTGTCGCTGCTCGCAGTCGAAAAGGTCTTTGGGGCACACGGCCTCAAGGTGTTCGACGTGGAAGAGCTGCCAACGCATGGCGGCAGCCTGCGCGTGCTCGCCTGCCGCGCAACGTCTACCGCTCATCCGACCGGCCCCGGTGTCGCCAAGGTGCGCATTGACGAGGCAGCCGCCGGCTTCGACAAGGTCGAAACCTATGAGGCCTTTCAGAGCCGCGTGGCACCGATCAAGGACGGGCTGCTCGCCTTCCTCACCGAAGCCAAACGCAACGGCAAGACGGTCGCCGCTTACGGGGCCGCCGCCAAGGGCAATACGCTCCTGAATTTCTGCGGTGTCGGCACCGACCTCATCGCCTATGTCGTCGACCGCAACCCGCACAAGCAGGGCCACTTCCTGCCGGGTAGCAAACTGCCGATCTACGCGCCGGAAAAGATGGACGAGACGCGGCCGGACTACGTCCTCATCCTGCCCTGGAACATCAAGAACGAAGTCGTTGCGGCCAATAGCCGGGTCGGCGACTGGGGCGGACGCTTCGCCGTCGCCGTGCCGGAACTGACGGTGATCGGATGA
- the rfbC gene encoding dTDP-4-dehydrorhamnose 3,5-epimerase, producing the protein MKFVPTAVSGAFIVEVDARSDERGLFARTFDAKSFADHGLVPVYPQCNVSQNHKRGTLRGMHYQAEPRPEIKLVRATRGRVFDVALDLRQDSPTYLKWAAVELDAAQYNAFYIPAGCAHGFLTLEDDCELFYQMSEVYVPELARGVRWDDPAFSIAWPFTPGVISERDAALESYSQETGL; encoded by the coding sequence ATGAAATTCGTCCCGACCGCGGTTTCAGGCGCCTTTATCGTCGAAGTCGACGCGCGTTCCGACGAGCGCGGACTGTTCGCGCGGACCTTCGACGCCAAGAGTTTCGCCGACCACGGTCTCGTGCCTGTCTATCCGCAATGCAACGTCTCGCAGAACCACAAGCGCGGGACGCTGCGCGGCATGCACTATCAGGCCGAGCCGCGGCCGGAGATCAAGCTGGTGCGCGCAACGCGCGGCAGGGTCTTCGACGTGGCGCTCGATCTGAGGCAGGATTCGCCGACCTATCTGAAATGGGCCGCCGTTGAACTCGACGCAGCGCAGTACAACGCCTTCTACATACCCGCCGGCTGCGCACACGGCTTCCTGACGCTCGAGGACGATTGCGAGCTCTTCTACCAGATGTCGGAAGTCTATGTGCCGGAGCTTGCCCGCGGCGTCCGTTGGGACGATCCCGCCTTTTCCATCGCCTGGCCCTTCACGCCTGGTGTCATCAGCGAGCGCGACGCCGCGCTTGAAAGCTACAGCCAGGAGACAGGCCTTTGA